DNA sequence from the Streptomyces sp. CA-210063 genome:
GACAAAGACGGGGGGTGATTCCGTAACTTGTGTCTTCTGACCTCGTCCTTGACCAGTTCGAGGTTGTTGCCCTCCAGCTTCGCGCCGCATATCGAGCATCGGAGGATATGGCGGTTCAGAGGCATGATCGAACCCTACTCGCGGGCCTGGCCCACGCGACCGTGCGTGCCGGCTCAGGCAGCTCCTCGGTGTCGGCGCCGCGCTCGCAGACCGGACAGGTGCCGCATCCCCCGGTTGACCACCGCGGCGTACCCGATGCCGAACAGAAGCGAGGCGGGCAGTGCCAGCCAGCCGGAGAAGCCGTCGATCAGGGGGTAGATCTGCCAGTGGGTCAGGTAGATGTAGAGCGAGCTGCTCGCCAGTACGCCGGCCACGCTGTTGACGGGGCCCAGGGTCGGCAGGGTGCGTACCCATACCAGGAGCACGAAGCCGGCCGTGACGACCGCGTCACGGAACGGTTCGCCCGGGAAGAAACCAGGGATCGTGGCCACCGCCGCCACGGTCACCAGCACGCGCTGTCGGGTGGTGTCCGCCTTCGCCGCGGCCCAGCCCAGCGCGAACAACCAGAAGACCACGGCCGCCGACGGGATGTGGATCCGGTCGCGCAGGCCGAGGAGGTCGTAGCGGGTGAGGAGCCCCAGGGCCGCGATCGTCATGGGGAGGGCGAACGGGAAACGCCTCTCCGCGCGGTCCACGGTCCGCAGGCCGAGCAGGGCGACGGCGGCGACCAGGATGTAGGTGAGCGCCTCGACGAACCAGAAGTGCATGGCCGTTTCGCTGTCGTGCGGTCCGAGGACGCTGTGCAGCAGGACGAGGTTGGTGAGGCCGTAGTCGTCGGTGAGCGGAACGACCAGGGCGATCCAGGCCAGGCTGGGCAGGGCGATCCGGGCGATGCCGCGCAGTCCGTGGCGGACGCGTTCGCGGCGTTCGGCGGAGGGGGTGAGGTGGAAACGGGCGAGGTTGTAGCCCGCGACCGCCAGCAGCAGATGGGCGCCGCCCTTGACGTAGAAGATGTGGATGTGCGAGCCGACGATGAGGACGATCGCGGCGGCGCGCAGCGCGATGCCGGTCTCCAGGGTGCGTCGCCGACGCGAGTCCTTCCCTGGCGCCGGCCCGTCGGGCTCCGGTCGGCGGAGGTCGCGGATGGGTCTGGTGTGCCAGTCCGGCGGCAGCCGGCCGAGCGTCCGCTCCAGGTTGAGCGACATCTCCACGTACGACAGCGAGTCGCCGCCCAGCGAGACGAAACTGCTGTCTTCGGTGACGTCCGTGCGGTCGAGTATCGCGGCGTACAACTGGCACAGATCCGACGGTTGTTCACTCGGCACCCGTCCGGGGCCGAGCTTCCGTACGGCCTCGTAGTCGGGCTTGCCCGTGGCCAGCCGGGGCAGTTCGGGCAGGACGTGGACGGTGACCGCTCGGGGCGGGAGCCCGTACTCGCCGGTCACGAGGCGCCGCACCCGGTCCGCGTCGGTGTCGCCGTCGCCCACCACGGCCACCCTGAGTTCGTCGTCGGCGCCCGCGCAGAGAGCCGTGAAGCCGTGACGGTGCAGCAGTGCCTCGGCGCGTTGCGGATCGATGCGAAGGCCGAGGATCTTCGCGAACCGGCTGCTGCGGCCCACGATCTCGTACAGTCCGTCCGGGGCGCGCCGGGCGATGTCACCGGTGCGCAGGTCCTCGGTGGTGCGGCCCAGTGCGAGGTCCGAGGGGTGTTCGGCGTAGCCGAGCATGACGTTCGGGCCCGAGTAGACGAGTTCACCGGTGTCCTGGTCCGGCCAGTCGGGGTGGGGCTCCAGGTGGAAGGAGCCGCCGGGGATGGGGAGGCCGATCGACTCGGGGCGGGTCGCGGCGAGGTGCGGGGGCAGGTAGGCCATGCGGGCGGTGGCCTCGGTCTGGCCGTACATCACGTACAGGTCCCAGCCGTCGCGCCGTCCCGACTCCGCGTAGTGGCTGACCCGTTCGGGGGCGAGTCGGCCGCCCGCCTGCGTGATGTAGCGCAGGTGGGGCAGGTGCAGTTCGGCGAAGCCGGTCCGGTCGAGCAGGTCGAAGGTGTAGGGGACCGCCGCGAAGGTGGTGCCGCGTGCGGAGCGGAACAGGTCCCAGAAGCCGTCGTCGGCGACGGAGAGGTCGGTGAGGATCAGGCCGGCGCCCCGCAGCAGATGACTGTTGATGACCGACAGGCCGTAGCAGTAGTGCATGGGCAGGGTGGTGGCGGCGCGGTCGGCTTCGCCGATCTCCAGGTACGTGGCGATGGACTCGGCGTTGGCCTGGAGGTTCTCGTACGACAGGCGCACGAGTTTGGGCGATCCGGTCGAGCCGGAGGTGCTCAGCAGCAGGGCGAGGTCCGGGTGGAGTTCGTGTACCGAGACGGCCCGTCGTTCGTCGAGGCGCCACCGTCCTGAGCGGTCGGCGCCGATCACGACGTCCGGGTCGTAGGCGGCGGTCAGGGACCGTACGGCCTCGTCGTTGTCGCCGGGGACCAGCAGGATCGGGTGGCCGGCCGCGAGTGCGGCGAGATAGGCGATGAGGGCGTCGGCCGTGTTGGTGCCGGCGAGCAGCACCAGTCGCCGCCGGACGCCCAGGCGGGCGGCCACCTGGGCGACCTTTTCAGCCAGCTCGCGGTAGGACAGTTCGCCGTCGGCGGTCAGCAGGGCGGCGCGGTCGCCGTGCGTGGCGAGGCGTCCGGCGAACAGCGGCGAGGTGGCGCCGGGCACGCCGGAGAGCAGGTCAGAGGGGGTGAGCACAGGCGCAGTATTAGGTATGCCTAACCTCAAAGGAAAGACACAGAAACATCACAAGGGGTGCGTGGCAGGCTCACTGGAGTGCGCCCGGAGCGGTAAGCGCCACCCGTTATCAAGCCGTTCTTGACGATGAGGTTAGCTTTACCTTATTCATAGGACGTTCACAGGTTACTTCGCGGCACCGCTCCCCCGCTCGCTCTCCTTCGCCGTCCCACGGCGCGTTCTCCGGCACCGGAGTTGAGCCATGTCAGGAAGGCTTCACCATGCGACGCCCCTCGGCCAGACGTCTCGCCGTACCGCTCCTCGCTCTGGGCCTGCTCGCCCCGGCCCTCGCGGCGTGCAGCGACGAGCCGGCCGACCTGGTCATCTACTCCGGGCGCAATGAGGACCTGGTGGAACCGCTGCTGGAGAAGCTGGAGAAGCACCTCGACGCCAACGTCGAGGTCCGCTACGGCGACAGCGCCGAACTGGCCGCCCAGATCCTGGAGGAGGGCGACAAGACCGAGGCCGGTCTGTTCTTCTCGCAGGACGCGGGTGCCCTCGGTGCCCTGTCGAAGGAAGGCGTGCTGACGGCGCTCCCGCAGCCGACGCTCGACAAGGTCGACGCGGCCTACCGGGGCGGCGAGAGCGACTGGGTCGGCGTCTCCGGGCGGGTCCGCGTCCTCGCCTACCACCCGGGCAAGGTCTCCACGCCCCCGGACAGCGTCCACGAGCTGACCGAGCCGGAGTGGAAGGGGAAGATCGGGTACGCGCCGAACAACGCCTCCTTCCAGGCGTTCGTCACCGGTATGCGCGTCCTGGAGGGCGACGACGCCACCCGCGACTGGCTGAAGGGCCTGAAGGCCAACTCCCCGAAGTCGTACGAGAAGAACACCGAGATCCTCGAAGCCGTGGACTCCGGGGAGGTCTCGGTCGGGCTCATCAACCACTACTACTGGTACGAGAAGGCCGCGGAGGAGGGCGAGGACAAGCTCACCGCCAAGCTCCACTTCCTGCCCGCCGGCGACCCGGGCGGTCTGGTCAACGTCGCCGGTGTGGGCCTGCTGAAGGGCGCCGACAAGAAGGAAGCCGACTACGCGCAGCAGGCGGCGGACTTCCTGCTCGGCGAGGAGGCCCAGACCTACTTCGCCGAGGAGACCAAGGAGTACCCGCTGTCCGCGGGCGTCGCTCCGGCGGAGGGCCTGCCCGCGCTCGACTCGCTTCAGGCGCCCGAGATCAACCTCGGCGAGCTCGACTCGCTCAAGGAGACGCTGACCATGCTCCAGGAAGCCGGACTGGTCTGAGGCCCGGTCAGTCATGAAGACGGGCACGTCCGTCAGCCAAAGCCCCGGCACCCGCCCGGCTCCACGGCTCCCGCCCGCCGGGCGGGTCCCCTGGGTGCTGGGCCTTCCGGCGGCGGTCGCCGCCGTGTTCGCACTGCTTCCACTCGTGTACCTCTGCGTGCGCGCCCTCGAACACGGGCCGGGCTACGCCTGGGACATCGTCACCACCGAGCGCGCCGCGATGCTGCTCGGCCGCAGCATCGCCCTCGCCGCGGTCGTCGTGGCGGCCTGCCTGGTCCTCGGCGTCTCACTGGCGTGGCTGACCACCCGGACCGCCCTGCCGTGGGCGCGCGGCTGGGCGGTGCTGGTGACGCTGCCGCTGGCCGTGCCGAGCTATGTCGCCGCCTTCGCCTGGCTGTCCGCCGCCCCGCGACTGGCCGGGTTCACCGGGTCCGCCCTGTCACTGATCCTGGTGAGCTTCCCGTACGTCCATCTGCCCGTCGCCGCCGCGCTGCGCCGCACCGACCCCGCCCAGGAGGAAGCGGCCCGCTCGCTCGGCGTCGGACCGCTGCGCACCTTCTGGCGCGTCACCCTTCCCCAACTGCGCCCGGCGGCGGCCGGTGGCGCGGTCCTGGTGGCGCTGTACGTGTTCTCCGACTTCGGCGCGGTCTCCCTGATGCGCTACGACACCTTCACCCGAGGCATCTACACCTCCTACCGGGCGTCCTTCGACCGGACCCCGGCCGCCGCGCTCAGCGTCGTCCTGGTGGTGCTCACCGTGGCCCTGGTCGCCGCCGAGGCGCGCACCAGGGGGAGGGCGGGATACGCGCGGACCGGCACCGGCACCGCACGCCCGGCGGACCCCGCCCCCCTGGGCAAGTGGCTGGTGCCGTCGCTGAGCTGGTGCGGCGCGGTCACCGCCGCCGCCGTCGCGTTCCCGCTCGCCACGCTCGGCTACTGGCTGACCGTCGGCAACTCCGCGACCTGGGACCCCGCCCGCCTCACCGAGACCGCCACGGCCACCCTCGGCGTCGCCGCCGCGGGCGCCGCGCTGACGACCGTGCTCGCCCTGCCCATCGGAGTGATCGCCGCCCGGCACCGGGGCCGGGCCGCCCATCTGCTCGAACAGGCCGCCTACGCGGGACACGCCCTGCCCGGCATCACCATCGCCCTGTCGCTCGTCTTCTTCGCCGTGCGCTACGCCCACCCGCTGTACCAGGAACTCCCCCTGCTGGTCGGCGCGTACGCCGTGCTGTTCCTGCCCGTCGCGGTCGCCGCCACGCGCGCCGCCGTACTCCAGGCGCCGCCCGGCCTTGAGGACGTGGCGCGTTCGCTGGGCCGCAGG
Encoded proteins:
- a CDS encoding ABC transporter permease yields the protein MKTGTSVSQSPGTRPAPRLPPAGRVPWVLGLPAAVAAVFALLPLVYLCVRALEHGPGYAWDIVTTERAAMLLGRSIALAAVVVAACLVLGVSLAWLTTRTALPWARGWAVLVTLPLAVPSYVAAFAWLSAAPRLAGFTGSALSLILVSFPYVHLPVAAALRRTDPAQEEAARSLGVGPLRTFWRVTLPQLRPAAAGGAVLVALYVFSDFGAVSLMRYDTFTRGIYTSYRASFDRTPAAALSVVLVVLTVALVAAEARTRGRAGYARTGTGTARPADPAPLGKWLVPSLSWCGAVTAAAVAFPLATLGYWLTVGNSATWDPARLTETATATLGVAAAGAALTTVLALPIGVIAARHRGRAAHLLEQAAYAGHALPGITIALSLVFFAVRYAHPLYQELPLLVGAYAVLFLPVAVAATRAAVLQAPPGLEDVARSLGRRPWQVVREVTVPLAAPGVAAGAALTFVVCMKELPATLLLRPTGMDTLATRLWTETGTGSYAAAAPYAAALILLAAIPSYLLGRHRT
- a CDS encoding iron ABC transporter substrate-binding protein → MRRPSARRLAVPLLALGLLAPALAACSDEPADLVIYSGRNEDLVEPLLEKLEKHLDANVEVRYGDSAELAAQILEEGDKTEAGLFFSQDAGALGALSKEGVLTALPQPTLDKVDAAYRGGESDWVGVSGRVRVLAYHPGKVSTPPDSVHELTEPEWKGKIGYAPNNASFQAFVTGMRVLEGDDATRDWLKGLKANSPKSYEKNTEILEAVDSGEVSVGLINHYYWYEKAAEEGEDKLTAKLHFLPAGDPGGLVNVAGVGLLKGADKKEADYAQQAADFLLGEEAQTYFAEETKEYPLSAGVAPAEGLPALDSLQAPEINLGELDSLKETLTMLQEAGLV
- a CDS encoding AMP-binding protein; amino-acid sequence: MLTPSDLLSGVPGATSPLFAGRLATHGDRAALLTADGELSYRELAEKVAQVAARLGVRRRLVLLAGTNTADALIAYLAALAAGHPILLVPGDNDEAVRSLTAAYDPDVVIGADRSGRWRLDERRAVSVHELHPDLALLLSTSGSTGSPKLVRLSYENLQANAESIATYLEIGEADRAATTLPMHYCYGLSVINSHLLRGAGLILTDLSVADDGFWDLFRSARGTTFAAVPYTFDLLDRTGFAELHLPHLRYITQAGGRLAPERVSHYAESGRRDGWDLYVMYGQTEATARMAYLPPHLAATRPESIGLPIPGGSFHLEPHPDWPDQDTGELVYSGPNVMLGYAEHPSDLALGRTTEDLRTGDIARRAPDGLYEIVGRSSRFAKILGLRIDPQRAEALLHRHGFTALCAGADDELRVAVVGDGDTDADRVRRLVTGEYGLPPRAVTVHVLPELPRLATGKPDYEAVRKLGPGRVPSEQPSDLCQLYAAILDRTDVTEDSSFVSLGGDSLSYVEMSLNLERTLGRLPPDWHTRPIRDLRRPEPDGPAPGKDSRRRRTLETGIALRAAAIVLIVGSHIHIFYVKGGAHLLLAVAGYNLARFHLTPSAERRERVRHGLRGIARIALPSLAWIALVVPLTDDYGLTNLVLLHSVLGPHDSETAMHFWFVEALTYILVAAVALLGLRTVDRAERRFPFALPMTIAALGLLTRYDLLGLRDRIHIPSAAVVFWLFALGWAAAKADTTRQRVLVTVAAVATIPGFFPGEPFRDAVVTAGFVLLVWVRTLPTLGPVNSVAGVLASSSLYIYLTHWQIYPLIDGFSGWLALPASLLFGIGYAAVVNRGMRHLSGLRARRRHRGAA